In Oceanisphaera sp. IT1-181, the DNA window TAATTCCTCGTAAGTCTCGGTGTCATCCCTTAAAACACCTTTCTTTTTGACGATTGGCGCCACTGCATCGGGTGTGAAAGCGCATAGATCAGCCATCTCTTTGTTTACAGTGCCGTAATGCTGTTTAAGCGTGGTATGAGTCGCTTTGCTGCCCTCTATCCCTCGCTCAAGCCCGTACTTTTCACCCACGTTCTTAGCAAAGTCAGACTGCATATTTCTTAGTACAACCCTTCCACCAAGGTACTTTTTGGCGTTGAGTTTTCCCTTATCGTCCAACGGAACCACGTAAGCAACAAGGTGTGGGCTCGTTTCGTCTCGGTGAACTGTCGTCGCTACAACGTTTTCAGCACCATGCCGAGCTTTGAGCCAATCTACGGCATCTTCAAAATATTTAGTCCCATCATCGCCAGCTTCAAAATATTCAGGGCTTGCTGTGATCAAGTACTCGACACACAAAACCGCATCGCTTCGGTACTTCTTTGGGAGACGCGCCTTAATGAGATCCATCGTCCAGTGAGCGGTTAATCCGCCGATGTGATCATTCAGTTTGGCTTTGCTTTCGTCTGCGTTTAGTGTTTGAATCTCTCTATAGTTGTGCGCTAGCGAGCCTCCTATTTCTCCGAAGCTTTTCAATTTGGCTGTTCTCAAAATCGCGTAAGACATTATTGGCTCCTAAGGTATTTTTGGTTACTTTAGCAGCCTTTTTTTATTTTGGAAATCGCAAGGTGTACT includes these proteins:
- the mobV gene encoding MobV family relaxase, giving the protein MSYAILRTAKLKSFGEIGGSLAHNYREIQTLNADESKAKLNDHIGGLTAHWTMDLIKARLPKKYRSDAVLCVEYLITASPEYFEAGDDGTKYFEDAVDWLKARHGAENVVATTVHRDETSPHLVAYVVPLDDKGKLNAKKYLGGRVVLRNMQSDFAKNVGEKYGLERGIEGSKATHTTLKQHYGTVNKEMADLCAFTPDAVAPIVKKKGVLRDDTETYEELAHRLSLDAANYYKPFVVKAATATKRAKEIEKTAKAQLKALRPLQELTEGLSVPQMSIMMGYADEMRMENELAAKALAAEKAQEAAEKAAAKAAFEAKARVKVEAERRVAALQKVSKQHMTAGMTFGIMALKAIAVAGDWEKVDWPKLEQEAIASLIENEWPADQALKAILDHSPDRASLTESEISLELSKINPVKITNEAAPAAPKPM